One Streptomyces sp. NBC_01237 genomic region harbors:
- a CDS encoding PhzF family phenazine biosynthesis protein, with amino-acid sequence MSDSQSRNQSQDQDRRQDGPPASGIDVLRYTAFSADPDGGNPAGVVLDASGLDDAEMLATAAELGYSESAFLTGRTGDTAHTIRYFSPKAEVPFCGHATVATAIALAERDGPGDLVFATRAGTVPVTVTRHGDELRAVLTSVEPQVTDIGQADLAEALAALDWPAADLDPELPPRIAYAGARHLVLAAATRERLADLDYDFARLEALMHRLDLTTLQLVWRESGNVFHVRDPFPVGGVVEDPATGAAAAAFGAYARDRGLVPDTAVLTLHQGADMGRPGTLTVELRAGDARIRVGGTGARIG; translated from the coding sequence ATGAGCGACAGCCAGAGCCGGAACCAGAGCCAGGACCAGGACCGACGCCAGGACGGCCCCCCGGCCTCCGGGATCGACGTCCTGCGCTATACCGCCTTCTCCGCCGACCCGGACGGCGGAAATCCCGCCGGAGTCGTCCTGGACGCGTCCGGTCTCGACGATGCGGAGATGCTGGCCACCGCCGCGGAGCTCGGCTACAGCGAGTCGGCGTTCCTGACGGGGCGGACCGGCGACACGGCCCACACGATCCGCTATTTCAGCCCGAAGGCCGAGGTCCCCTTCTGCGGCCACGCGACGGTCGCGACCGCCATCGCGCTCGCGGAACGCGACGGCCCCGGCGACCTGGTGTTCGCCACCCGTGCGGGCACCGTCCCGGTCACCGTCACCCGTCACGGCGACGAGCTGCGTGCCGTCCTGACCAGCGTCGAGCCACAGGTCACGGACATCGGCCAGGCCGACCTGGCGGAGGCTCTGGCCGCGCTGGACTGGCCGGCCGCCGACCTCGACCCCGAGCTGCCGCCCCGGATCGCCTACGCGGGCGCCCGGCACCTGGTACTGGCCGCCGCGACCCGCGAACGGCTGGCGGACCTCGACTACGACTTCGCGCGGCTCGAAGCGCTGATGCACCGGCTCGACCTGACGACGCTCCAGCTGGTGTGGCGCGAGTCCGGGAACGTCTTCCACGTCCGCGACCCCTTCCCCGTCGGCGGAGTGGTCGAGGACCCGGCGACCGGAGCGGCGGCCGCCGCCTTCGGCGCGTACGCACGCGACCGCGGCCTCGTCCCGGACACCGCCGTACTCACCCTGCACCAGGGCGCGGACATGGGCCGCCCCGGCACACTCACCGTCGAACTGCGGGCCGGCGACGCCCGGATCAGGGTCGGCGGGACGGGCGCCCGGATCGGCTGA
- a CDS encoding Gfo/Idh/MocA family protein — MSGTVRWGVLATGGIAASFTADVRAMPDAEVVAVASRTDASAKAFAERFGIERAYGSWAELVADDGVDIVYVATPHSAHREAAGLALEAGKHVLCEKAFTLNTPQAEELVALARERGLFLMEAMWTYCNPVIRRMTELVRDGAIGEIRTVQADFGFAGDFGPGHRLRDPALGGGALLDLGVYPVSFAQLLLGEPDRVRADALLSPEGVDLNTGMLLGWDSGATALLACSIVGHHPTAATVIGTAGRIDFPDSFFYPSRFVLHRAGAEPEEITTGPGPQGLTGLQYEAAEVMRAVRAGETESPLVPLDGSLAVMRTLDAVRDRIGVRYPADARN; from the coding sequence ATGAGCGGGACTGTGCGGTGGGGCGTGCTGGCGACGGGTGGCATCGCCGCGAGCTTCACGGCGGATGTGCGGGCGATGCCGGACGCGGAGGTGGTCGCGGTGGCCTCCCGTACGGACGCCTCGGCGAAGGCGTTCGCCGAACGGTTCGGGATCGAGCGGGCCTACGGCAGCTGGGCGGAGCTGGTCGCCGACGACGGCGTCGACATCGTGTACGTGGCCACCCCGCACTCCGCGCACCGGGAGGCGGCCGGGCTCGCCCTGGAGGCCGGGAAGCACGTGCTGTGCGAGAAGGCGTTCACGCTCAACACCCCGCAGGCCGAGGAGCTCGTCGCGCTGGCCCGGGAGCGCGGGCTGTTCCTGATGGAAGCCATGTGGACGTACTGCAACCCGGTGATCCGGCGGATGACCGAGCTGGTGCGGGACGGCGCCATCGGTGAGATCCGCACGGTGCAGGCCGACTTCGGGTTCGCGGGCGACTTCGGTCCCGGGCACCGGCTGCGGGATCCGGCGCTGGGCGGGGGCGCGCTGCTGGACCTGGGGGTCTATCCGGTGTCGTTCGCGCAGCTGCTGCTGGGTGAGCCGGACCGGGTGCGGGCCGACGCGCTGCTGTCCCCGGAGGGCGTCGACCTGAACACCGGGATGCTGCTGGGCTGGGACTCGGGGGCCACCGCCCTGCTCGCCTGCTCGATCGTCGGGCACCACCCGACAGCGGCCACCGTCATCGGCACGGCCGGACGGATCGACTTCCCGGACAGCTTCTTCTACCCGAGCCGCTTCGTGCTGCACCGGGCGGGCGCGGAACCCGAGGAGATCACCACGGGGCCGGGGCCGCAGGGCCTGACCGGTCTGCAGTACGAGGCGGCCGAGGTGATGCGCGCCGTGCGGGCGGGCGAGACCGAGTCCCCGCTGGTGCCGCTGGACGGTTCGCTCGCGGTGATGCGGACGCTCGACGCGGTACGTGACCGCATCGGCGTCCGCTATCCGGCGGACGCGCGGAACTGA
- a CDS encoding glycosyltransferase family 2 protein: MSAPRIGVSIVTMGDRPQAVEALLASVAMQDVRPTRLVIIGNGTALPDYSSFPGLTGLAGGVTAIELDENLGCPGGRNVGLHRLAELGDVDVVIELDDDGLLVDKGVFRKVQELFAADPRLGIVGFRIADELGETQRRHIPRLRAGDPMRRGPVTAFLGGGHALSMEMLAKTGHWPAEFFFTHEETDLSWRALDAGWKILYEPDLLLQHPKTSPARHAVYYRMTARNRVWLARRNLPLPLIPAYLGTWTLLTVARTRSAKGLRAWAGGFAEGVRTPCGDRRPMRWSTVWRMTRLGRPPVI, translated from the coding sequence TTGTCCGCACCACGCATCGGCGTATCCATCGTGACCATGGGAGACCGTCCGCAGGCGGTCGAGGCGCTGCTGGCGTCGGTGGCCATGCAGGACGTCCGCCCCACCCGGCTCGTGATCATCGGCAACGGCACGGCGCTCCCGGACTACAGCTCCTTCCCGGGCCTGACCGGCCTGGCGGGCGGGGTGACCGCCATCGAGCTGGACGAGAACCTCGGCTGCCCCGGCGGCCGCAATGTCGGCCTGCACCGGCTCGCCGAACTCGGTGACGTGGATGTCGTCATCGAGCTGGACGACGACGGGCTGCTGGTCGACAAGGGAGTGTTCCGCAAGGTCCAGGAGCTGTTCGCCGCGGACCCGCGCCTGGGCATCGTCGGCTTCCGGATCGCCGACGAGCTCGGCGAGACCCAGCGCCGTCACATCCCGCGGCTGCGGGCGGGCGACCCGATGCGGCGCGGACCGGTCACCGCGTTCCTCGGCGGCGGCCACGCCCTCTCCATGGAGATGCTGGCCAAAACCGGCCACTGGCCCGCGGAGTTCTTCTTCACCCACGAGGAGACGGACCTGTCCTGGCGGGCGCTCGACGCGGGCTGGAAGATCCTGTACGAACCCGATCTGCTGCTCCAGCACCCCAAGACCTCCCCGGCCCGGCACGCGGTCTACTACCGGATGACGGCCCGCAACCGGGTCTGGCTCGCCCGCCGCAACCTTCCGCTCCCCCTGATCCCGGCCTACCTGGGCACCTGGACCCTGCTGACCGTGGCCCGTACCCGCTCGGCGAAGGGCCTGCGCGCCTGGGCGGGCGGCTTCGCCGAAGGGGTACGCACCCCGTGCGGCGACCGGCGCCCGATGCGCTGGTCCACGGTGTGGCGGATGACGCGGCTGGGCCGGCCGCCGGTCATCTGA
- a CDS encoding GNAT family N-acetyltransferase: MAENESGADRRGAIRLRRAAVEDAEAVTRVFLASRAAAMPYLPRVHSDEDTLAWITHVVLPDSTVWVAESGDDGTGAVELLGFASLDGAELDHLYLRPDALRRGIGTRLLEQVKEASPEQLTLYTFQRNTGARAFYERHGFTAVAFDDGSRNEEKEPDVLYRWAPVR, encoded by the coding sequence ATGGCCGAGAACGAATCAGGCGCCGACCGCCGGGGCGCGATACGGCTGCGCAGGGCCGCCGTCGAGGACGCGGAGGCCGTCACCCGGGTGTTCCTGGCCTCGCGGGCCGCGGCCATGCCCTATCTGCCCCGCGTCCACAGCGACGAGGACACCCTCGCGTGGATCACCCACGTCGTGCTGCCCGACAGCACCGTCTGGGTCGCGGAGAGCGGGGACGACGGCACCGGCGCGGTGGAGCTGCTGGGCTTCGCCTCCCTGGACGGGGCCGAGCTCGACCACCTCTACCTGCGCCCCGACGCGCTGCGCCGCGGGATCGGCACGAGGCTGCTGGAGCAGGTCAAGGAGGCGTCTCCCGAGCAGTTGACCCTCTACACGTTCCAGCGCAACACCGGCGCACGGGCCTTCTACGAGCGGCACGGCTTCACCGCGGTCGCGTTCGACGACGGCAGCCGCAACGAGGAGAAGGAGCCGGACGTGCTGTACCGCTGGGCGCCCGTCAGATGA
- a CDS encoding alkaline phosphatase D family protein — translation MTPAPFSTAPGQQSHSAELRAAARHLGEGVGRRRFLTATGAAAALAFAVNLPSAGVASAAELDARRVTEDPFTLGVGSGDPLPDSVLLWTRLAPRPYEPGGGLPGVRVQVGWEVARDERFRRIVRRGSVTAHPEFAHSVRADIKGLDSDRTLYYRFRAGGWISPVGRTRTAPARTARNSSLTLAAVSCQAYHDGYFTAYKHLAQEDVDVVFHLGDYLYEYAVTATGGARNYTDRRLPAHYNRETVTLEDYRLRYALYKSDPDLRAAHAAHPFVVTWDDHETENNYAGGTPENDVPPEEFLLRRAAAYRAYWENQPLRTPQRPTGPDMRLYRRLQFGRLAQFDILDTRQYRSDQAYGDGWKVPGPESEDPTRTMTGAAQERWLIDGWHASRATWNVVPQQVTFAQRRDVPTDAFKLSMDSWDGYPASRQRLLNGAAAAGVDNLMVLTGDVHVGYGFDLKQDFDDPSSRTVGTEIVATSIASGKDGSDKPANWNNQTRANPHMKFYNGRRGYARIALGTKEARADFRTVSAVTTPGAPLTTAGSFVTEAGNPGLTPA, via the coding sequence ATGACACCCGCACCGTTCAGTACCGCGCCCGGTCAGCAGAGCCATTCCGCGGAACTCCGCGCCGCCGCCCGCCACCTCGGTGAGGGCGTCGGCCGCCGCCGCTTCCTCACCGCCACCGGCGCCGCCGCCGCGCTCGCCTTCGCGGTGAACCTGCCCTCCGCGGGCGTCGCGAGTGCCGCCGAACTCGACGCGCGGCGCGTCACCGAGGACCCCTTCACCCTCGGCGTCGGCTCCGGCGACCCGCTGCCCGACTCCGTCCTGCTCTGGACGAGACTCGCGCCGCGCCCCTACGAGCCCGGCGGCGGACTGCCCGGTGTCCGGGTCCAGGTCGGCTGGGAAGTGGCCCGCGACGAGCGCTTCCGCCGCATCGTCCGGCGCGGCTCGGTCACCGCCCACCCGGAGTTCGCCCACAGCGTCCGCGCGGACATCAAGGGCCTCGACTCCGACCGCACCCTCTACTACCGCTTCCGGGCCGGCGGCTGGATCAGCCCGGTCGGCCGCACCCGCACCGCACCCGCCCGCACCGCCCGCAACAGCTCGCTGACCCTGGCCGCGGTCTCCTGCCAGGCGTACCACGACGGCTACTTCACCGCGTACAAGCACCTCGCCCAGGAGGACGTCGACGTGGTCTTCCACCTCGGCGACTACCTCTACGAGTACGCGGTCACCGCGACCGGCGGCGCCCGCAACTACACCGACCGCAGGCTCCCGGCGCACTACAACCGCGAGACGGTCACCCTGGAGGACTACCGGCTGCGGTACGCCCTCTACAAGTCCGACCCCGACCTGCGGGCCGCCCACGCCGCGCACCCCTTCGTCGTCACCTGGGACGACCACGAGACCGAGAACAACTACGCGGGCGGGACCCCGGAGAACGACGTCCCGCCGGAGGAGTTCCTGCTGCGCAGGGCCGCCGCCTACCGCGCGTACTGGGAGAACCAGCCGCTGCGCACCCCGCAGCGGCCCACCGGTCCCGACATGCGGCTCTACCGCCGCCTGCAGTTCGGCCGGCTCGCCCAGTTCGACATCCTCGACACCCGCCAGTACCGCAGCGACCAGGCGTACGGGGACGGCTGGAAGGTCCCCGGACCGGAGTCCGAGGACCCCACCCGCACCATGACGGGCGCCGCCCAGGAGCGTTGGCTGATCGACGGCTGGCACGCCTCGCGGGCCACCTGGAACGTCGTACCGCAGCAGGTCACCTTCGCGCAGCGACGTGACGTCCCGACCGACGCCTTCAAGCTGTCCATGGACTCGTGGGACGGCTATCCGGCCTCCCGGCAGCGGCTCCTGAACGGCGCGGCGGCCGCCGGGGTCGACAACCTGATGGTGCTGACCGGCGATGTGCACGTCGGCTACGGCTTCGATCTCAAGCAGGACTTCGACGACCCGTCCTCCCGCACCGTCGGCACGGAGATCGTCGCCACGTCCATCGCCAGCGGCAAGGACGGCTCGGACAAGCCGGCCAACTGGAACAACCAGACACGGGCCAACCCGCACATGAAGTTCTACAACGGGCGCCGCGGCTACGCGCGCATCGCCCTCGGCACGAAGGAGGCACGCGCCGACTTCCGTACGGTGTCGGCCGTCACCACCCCCGGAGCGCCCCTCACCACCGCGGGCTCCTTCGTCACCGAGGCCGGGAACCCGGGGCTCACCCCCGCGTAG
- a CDS encoding SDR family oxidoreductase yields the protein MNTERRVAVVTGAGSGIGRAVALALAEAGWSVALAGRREEPLERTAGAMASQDVLSVRTDVTDPDEVDALFTSVRERFGRLDLLFNNAGTFGPASVPVEDLAYEDWRAVVEVNLTGAFLCAQAAYRQMKEQDPQGGRIINNGSISAHAPRPHSIAYTATKHAMTGLTKALSLDGRPYRIACGQIDIGNAATEMTERMRTGILQANGELAVEPVMAAADVARTVLHMAELPLEANVQFATVLATTMPYVGRG from the coding sequence ATGAACACTGAGCGGAGAGTCGCCGTCGTCACGGGTGCGGGTTCGGGTATCGGACGGGCCGTCGCGCTCGCCCTGGCGGAGGCGGGCTGGTCGGTCGCCCTGGCGGGGAGGCGGGAGGAGCCGCTGGAGCGGACGGCCGGGGCCATGGCTTCACAGGACGTGCTGAGCGTACGCACCGATGTGACCGACCCGGACGAGGTCGACGCGCTCTTCACCTCGGTTCGGGAGCGATTCGGCCGTCTGGACCTGCTCTTCAACAACGCGGGCACCTTCGGACCGGCGTCGGTGCCGGTCGAGGACCTCGCGTACGAGGACTGGCGTGCGGTGGTGGAGGTCAATCTGACCGGGGCGTTCCTGTGCGCGCAGGCGGCGTACCGGCAGATGAAGGAGCAGGACCCGCAGGGCGGCCGGATCATCAACAACGGCTCGATCTCCGCCCACGCGCCGCGCCCGCACTCGATCGCGTACACCGCGACGAAGCACGCGATGACGGGCCTGACGAAGGCGCTGTCGCTGGACGGGCGCCCGTACCGGATCGCCTGCGGGCAGATCGACATCGGCAACGCGGCGACGGAGATGACCGAGCGGATGCGGACCGGCATCCTCCAGGCCAACGGGGAACTGGCGGTGGAGCCGGTCATGGCGGCGGCGGACGTGGCCCGGACGGTGCTGCACATGGCCGAACTGCCGCTGGAGGCCAACGTGCAGTTCGCCACGGTGCTGGCGACGACGATGCCGTACGTCGGACGGGGCTGA
- a CDS encoding TetR/AcrR family transcriptional regulator has translation MNVEDGEPGTVRPGGRTARVRESVLRAAGDALAEHGFDRLDLAEVARRAEVGKTTVYRRWSTPAGLVADLLTDMAEQSVPRADTGSLTEDLRANARLVARTLADPRQGALFAAVIAAATCDPRTAEALHRFYAVRIKEWAGCVEAAVERGELPAGTDAGEVILAVSGPLYYRLLASGGTLDEAAADRAAEAAAVAARAGVFVRT, from the coding sequence ATGAATGTTGAGGATGGGGAGCCGGGCACCGTCCGGCCCGGCGGCCGTACCGCCCGGGTGCGGGAATCGGTCCTGCGGGCCGCGGGGGACGCGCTGGCGGAGCACGGCTTCGACCGGCTCGACCTGGCCGAGGTCGCCCGCCGCGCGGAGGTCGGCAAGACGACCGTCTACCGGCGCTGGTCCACCCCCGCCGGACTGGTCGCCGACCTCCTCACGGACATGGCGGAGCAGTCCGTGCCGCGTGCGGACACCGGCTCGCTGACCGAGGACCTCAGGGCGAACGCCCGGCTGGTGGCCCGCACGCTGGCCGATCCGCGTCAGGGGGCGCTCTTCGCGGCGGTGATCGCCGCGGCCACCTGCGACCCGCGCACGGCCGAGGCACTGCACCGCTTCTACGCGGTACGGATCAAGGAGTGGGCCGGCTGTGTGGAAGCCGCGGTCGAACGCGGGGAACTGCCCGCCGGAACGGACGCGGGCGAGGTGATCCTGGCCGTCTCGGGGCCGCTCTACTACCGGCTGCTGGCCAGCGGCGGCACCCTCGACGAGGCCGCCGCCGACCGGGCGGCCGAAGCCGCCGCCGTCGCCGCGCGGGCGGGAGTGTTCGTACGGACGTGA
- a CDS encoding multidrug effflux MFS transporter, with protein sequence MPDSGGSRAQQEHIPMTRTGAETGPGPLPTAPVPGATATRRTGLLVTMVLGGLTALPPLSMDMYLPALPEVTDALHAPASTVQLTLTACLAGMALGQLVVGPMSDRWGRRRPLLLGMVIYVLATAICALAPTAELLIGFRLLQGLAGAAGIVIARAVVRDLYDGVEMARFFSTLMLISGVAPIIAPLIGGQVLRITDWRGIFVVLTVVGVLLTLVVWKWLHETLPVAERHTGGVADALRTMRGLLADRVFTGYMVTGGLAFAVLFAYISASPFVVQEIYGASPQTFSLLFGVNSIGLIIVGQINGKVLVGRISLDKVLGFGLAVIVLSAVALLLMTTGVFGEVGLVPVAAGLFVLMSAMGLAMPNTNAQALMRTKHAAGSASALLGTSSFLIGAVASPLVGIAGERTAVPMAVVQVVCAVAAVACFLGLCRPWQRQGREAGGL encoded by the coding sequence ATGCCGGACAGCGGCGGAAGCCGGGCCCAGCAAGAGCACATACCCATGACCCGGACCGGAGCCGAAACCGGTCCAGGTCCCCTGCCCACCGCCCCGGTCCCCGGGGCCACAGCGACCCGGCGCACCGGGCTGCTGGTCACCATGGTCCTCGGCGGACTCACCGCGCTGCCGCCCCTTTCCATGGACATGTACCTCCCGGCCCTGCCCGAGGTCACCGACGCCCTGCACGCCCCCGCCTCGACCGTCCAGCTCACGCTGACCGCGTGCCTGGCCGGCATGGCGCTCGGCCAGCTCGTCGTCGGACCGATGAGCGACCGCTGGGGACGGCGCAGGCCACTGCTCCTCGGCATGGTCATCTACGTCCTCGCCACCGCGATCTGCGCGCTGGCACCCACCGCGGAACTCCTCATCGGCTTCCGCCTCCTCCAGGGCCTGGCGGGTGCGGCCGGCATCGTGATCGCCAGGGCGGTGGTGCGGGACCTCTACGACGGCGTGGAGATGGCCCGGTTCTTCTCCACCCTGATGCTGATCTCCGGGGTCGCCCCGATCATCGCCCCGCTGATCGGCGGACAGGTCCTGCGGATCACCGACTGGCGCGGCATCTTCGTCGTGCTCACCGTCGTCGGTGTCCTGCTCACCCTCGTCGTCTGGAAGTGGCTCCACGAGACGCTGCCGGTCGCCGAGCGCCACACCGGCGGGGTCGCCGACGCGCTGCGCACCATGCGCGGGCTGCTCGCCGACCGGGTCTTCACCGGCTACATGGTCACGGGAGGTCTCGCCTTCGCGGTCCTCTTCGCCTACATCTCGGCGTCCCCGTTCGTCGTGCAGGAGATCTACGGGGCCTCCCCGCAGACCTTCAGTCTGCTCTTCGGGGTCAACTCGATCGGCCTGATCATCGTCGGCCAGATCAACGGCAAGGTGCTGGTGGGCCGGATCAGCCTGGACAAGGTGCTCGGCTTCGGCCTCGCCGTCATCGTGCTGTCCGCCGTGGCCCTGCTGCTCATGACGACCGGTGTCTTCGGCGAGGTGGGCCTCGTGCCGGTCGCGGCCGGGCTCTTCGTGCTGATGTCGGCGATGGGCCTCGCGATGCCGAACACCAACGCCCAGGCCCTGATGCGGACCAAGCACGCGGCGGGCTCCGCCTCCGCGCTGCTCGGTACGTCCTCGTTCCTGATCGGTGCCGTCGCCTCGCCCCTGGTCGGTATCGCCGGCGAACGGACGGCCGTTCCGATGGCGGTCGTGCAGGTGGTGTGCGCGGTGGCGGCCGTGGCCTGCTTCCTCGGCCTGTGCAGGCCGTGGCAGCGGCAGGGCCGCGAGGCGGGCGGTCTCTGA
- a CDS encoding MFS transporter — MSASRTTPLAPAPHATPTGAPPSRPRMTGRQKLVLTLLLGAQFMIAVDFSILNVALPVVGEGLGFPLSHLQWIATSFALTAAGFTLLFGRIADLLGRKRLFIGGMVLLGLSSALGGLAHSPEVLLTARVLQGLATAAVTPAGLALLTTAFKEGPLRERALGLNGALMSAGFTAGAILGGLLTDLLSWRWAFFINVPVAALVVVLAPSVIADSRPAGRPKLDLPGAMTVTGGLLLLVFGLTQAGESGWTTPTTLAALLAGAVLLVAFVLVEQRAAAPLVPVHILKRRSVIWGNTAGLIAFVTETSLVFLLTLYLQEVLGHSPLATGLAFGVLGIGTVLGGTLGGRAVGRFGSRRTIVSGGIVQAAATLSLVALGTSGAWIWLLLAATFIGGVGNMLMIVGFMVTATSGLPDEEQGLATGLATMTQQVGIALGIPVMSAVVTARMGAATGPDAVLSGVTVAILVNSALVLAGALLAGAFLARRGARPAAG; from the coding sequence ATGTCCGCGTCCCGTACGACACCCCTCGCCCCCGCCCCGCACGCGACTCCCACCGGGGCGCCGCCGTCCCGTCCGCGCATGACGGGCCGCCAGAAGCTCGTGCTCACCCTCCTTCTCGGCGCACAGTTCATGATCGCCGTGGACTTCTCGATCCTGAACGTCGCCCTGCCGGTCGTCGGCGAGGGGCTCGGCTTCCCGCTCTCCCACCTCCAGTGGATCGCCACCTCCTTCGCGCTCACCGCGGCCGGGTTCACCCTCCTGTTCGGCCGCATCGCCGATCTCCTCGGCCGCAAGCGCCTGTTCATCGGCGGCATGGTCCTCCTCGGCCTCTCCTCCGCACTCGGCGGACTCGCCCACTCGCCCGAAGTCCTGCTCACCGCACGGGTGCTACAGGGTCTGGCCACCGCCGCCGTCACCCCGGCCGGTCTCGCCCTGCTCACCACCGCGTTCAAGGAGGGCCCGCTGCGCGAACGCGCCCTCGGCCTCAACGGCGCGCTGATGTCCGCCGGGTTCACCGCCGGGGCCATCCTCGGCGGCCTGCTGACCGACCTGCTCTCCTGGCGCTGGGCCTTCTTCATCAACGTCCCCGTCGCCGCGCTCGTCGTCGTCCTCGCCCCGTCCGTGATCGCCGACTCCCGGCCCGCCGGACGCCCGAAGCTCGACCTGCCCGGCGCGATGACCGTCACCGGTGGGCTGCTGCTCCTGGTGTTCGGCCTCACCCAGGCCGGTGAATCCGGCTGGACCACGCCCACCACGCTGGCCGCCCTGCTCGCCGGAGCCGTTCTGCTCGTCGCGTTCGTCCTCGTCGAACAGCGGGCCGCCGCGCCGCTGGTCCCCGTACACATCCTGAAGCGGCGCAGTGTCATCTGGGGCAACACCGCCGGGCTGATCGCCTTCGTCACCGAGACCTCACTGGTCTTCCTGCTCACCCTCTATCTCCAGGAGGTCCTCGGCCACTCCCCGCTCGCCACCGGTCTCGCCTTCGGGGTCCTGGGCATCGGCACCGTCCTCGGCGGCACCCTCGGGGGCCGTGCGGTGGGCCGGTTCGGCAGCCGGCGCACCATCGTGTCCGGCGGCATCGTGCAGGCGGCGGCCACGCTCTCCCTGGTGGCACTGGGCACGTCCGGGGCCTGGATCTGGCTGCTGCTGGCCGCCACGTTCATCGGCGGTGTCGGCAACATGCTGATGATCGTGGGCTTCATGGTCACCGCCACCTCGGGCCTGCCGGACGAGGAGCAGGGCCTGGCCACCGGTCTGGCGACGATGACCCAGCAGGTCGGCATCGCCCTGGGCATCCCGGTCATGAGCGCCGTCGTCACCGCCCGGATGGGAGCGGCCACGGGGCCGGACGCCGTCCTGTCCGGGGTCACGGTCGCGATCCTGGTCAACTCCGCGCTCGTCCTGGCCGGTGCCCTGCTGGCCGGCGCCTTCCTCGCACGGCGCGGTGCGCGCCCGGCCGCCGGATGA
- a CDS encoding lamin tail domain-containing protein: MRIRTAAPLALAAATALAGSLLATAPASAAAHQGGLHLGKIQYDSPGKDNRSNKSLNAEWVDIHNNGKKKLQLKGYKLKDNTGYTYTFGSYTVGAGKTVKVRTGKGKNASGSVYWNRGSYVWNNTGDKARLIKPNGKLQDSCSFKKSSKGVKNCH, from the coding sequence ATGCGCATACGCACCGCTGCGCCTCTCGCCCTGGCCGCCGCCACCGCTCTGGCCGGCTCGCTCCTCGCCACGGCACCGGCCTCGGCGGCCGCCCATCAGGGCGGGCTGCACCTCGGCAAGATCCAGTACGACAGCCCCGGCAAGGACAACCGCTCGAACAAGTCCCTCAACGCCGAGTGGGTGGACATCCACAACAACGGCAAGAAGAAGCTCCAGCTCAAGGGCTACAAGCTGAAGGACAACACCGGCTACACCTACACCTTCGGCAGCTACACCGTCGGCGCGGGCAAGACCGTCAAGGTCCGCACCGGCAAGGGCAAGAACGCCTCGGGCAGCGTGTACTGGAACCGCGGCTCGTACGTCTGGAACAACACCGGTGACAAGGCCCGGCTGATCAAGCCGAACGGCAAGCTCCAGGACTCCTGCTCCTTCAAGAAGTCGAGCAAGGGCGTCAAGAACTGCCACTGA